A region of Theileria annulata chromosome 2, complete sequence, *** SEQUENCING IN PROGRESS *** DNA encodes the following proteins:
- a CDS encoding uncharacterized protein (all_bases.cand.1469 - conserved hypothetical protein, pfe1415W, transmembrane, zinc finger;~4 probable transmembrane helices predicted for TA13215 by TMHMM2.0 at aa 71-93, 113-135, 216-238 and 253-275) codes for MDDQNDKIIIDEDFEDTEKNDLDSYRIPTRRTEKDNENEPLLHKKRTNSSSKTCFRSMGSADGNNGSRSVFNYLPVIFALFVFSVIYGSFFVYNLKPAINQDLAHYGVLSDRIICHTLFIHLFLFLQLVSYVLCMYKNPGNIPDTLEWNLNNKDVNTTSVVYETKRSGARRFCKWCSKFKPDRTHHCKNCGTCVLKMDHHCPWANNCIGWRNYKYFYLTTLYSDVISIYIAILLFPTVRQFLNNPLTSFGDLVVIIVAEVLGVVLGLVLTCFLLFHTWLICENFTTIEFCEKYSGSKHNMDESIWSLGLYNNLKSVLGNNPLLWLIPYDNRKEKGIEFKRGERSLESLDDIDQPIMEVNSEFLRMTKDTKQFDPEIGEDSP; via the exons atggatgatcaaaatgataaaataataattgacGAAGATTTCGAGGATACAGAAAAAAATGACCTGGATTCATACAGAATTCCCACAAGAAGAACAGAAA AAGATAACGAAAATGAGCCTTTATTGCATAAAAAACGGACAAATTCTAGCTCAAAAACTTGTTTCAGGTCAATGGGTTCTGCGGATGGGAATAATGGAAGTAGATCAGTTTTCAACTATTTACCTGTGATTTTTGCGTTATTTGTGTTTTCAGTGATTTACGGTTCattttttgtatataatttgaaacCTGCAATAAATCAGGATCTGGCTCATTATGGTGTGCTGAGTGATAGAATTATTTGTCACACACTTTTCATACATCTTTTCCTATTCCTCCAACTAGTAAGCTATGTATTATGTATGTATAAAAACCCCGGGAATATCCCGGACACGTTGGAATGGAACCTAAATAACAAGGACGTCAACACTACTTCCGTTGTGTATGAAACCAAAAGATCGGGAGCTAGGAGGTTTTGTAAGTGGTGTTCAAAATTCAAGCCTGACAGAACTCATCACTGCAAAAATTGCGGAACATGTGTTCTTAAGATGGACCATCATTGTCCATGGGCCAACAACTGTATAGGATGGAGGAActacaaatatttttatttgaCAACTTTATATTCTGACGTTATTTCAATATATATCGCAATTCTCCTCTTTCCTACGGTCAGACAATTCTTGAATAACCCTCTG ACTTCCTTTGGAGATTTGGTTGTGATAATAGTCGCTGAGGTGTTGGGCGTCGTCCTCGGTCTTGTTTTGACTTGTTTCCTTCTTTTCCACACCTGGCTCATTTGCGAGAATTTCACAACTATAGAATTTTGTGAGAAGTATTCGGGTTCAAAACACAATATGGACGAGTCGATTTGGTCATTAGGactatataataatctCAAGTCGGTTCTGGGCAACAACCCCTTGTTGTGGCTAATTCCTTACG ACAATCGGAAAGAGAAAGGAATCGAGTTTAAAAGGGGAGAGAGGAGTCTAGAATCCCTAGACGACATCGACCAGCCGATAATGGAGGTGAATTCTGAATTCTTGAGGATGACCAAGGATACTAAGCAATTTGACCCTGAGATTGGAGAAGATAGTCCATAG
- a CDS encoding vacuolar ATP synthase subunit f, putative (vacuolar ATP synthase subunit f) — MDKIKNLVNCKIYIIGDEDTVVGFLLAGVGSKDGLGRTNYTIVTPKFTKAQIEEVFKLYVSMDDCGIIIINQHIAEKIRTLLDLHDKFVPTILEIPSKEEPYDPSKDSVMQKIKVFFGENN, encoded by the exons AtggataaaattaagaacCTTGTAAACTGTAAGATTTATATTATCGGAGATGAG GATACAGTGGTTGGATTCCTCCTTGCAGGAGTAGGGAGCAAGGATGGACTGGGAAGAACAAATTATACTATCGTAACGCcaa AATTTACTAAAGCCCAAATTGAGGAGGTATTCAAGTTGTATGTCTCGATGGATGATTGCGGAATAATCATCATAAATCAACACATTGCAGAAAAAATTCGAACACTCCTGGACCTCCACGATAAATTTGTACCAACGATCTTGGAAATACCAAGCAAAGAGGAACCTTACGACCCTAGTAAGGACTCAGTTATGCAGAAGATAAAGGTCTTCTTCGGagaaaataattga
- a CDS encoding uncharacterized protein (chr2.cand.236 - hypothetical protein, conserved, pfl1080C, PF01902 Domain of unknown function DUF71), whose amino-acid sequence MKLLSLISGGKDGIYSILCARRQGHEIVLLGHMTPQDSNTHELDSYMFQTIGHNVIESISKCLDIPLLERTIERAPASTKSLDYTPDDQDEVEDLYNLVKEALVCFNLSYLNNKSTRWVKNVCSRLNLSSVNPLWERNQRDLIKEMIDEGMEAILIKTCSLGLNEKHLGRKISEIYEELLEMENKYGLNVCGEGGEYETLVLDCPIYKKKILIEEHEKIYHSKDPYAPTILYVPLKWRLESK is encoded by the exons ATGAAGCTTTTATCACTGATTTCTGGAGGCAAAGATGGAATTTACAGCATTTTATGCGCTAGAAGGCAGGGCCATGAGATTGTGCTTCTGGGCCACATGACTCCTCAGGATTCCAACACACATGAACTGGATAGTTACATGTTTCAGACTATAGGCCACAATGTGATAGAGTCGATAAGCAAATGCCTCGATATCCCACTCCTTGAAAGAACAATTGAGA GAGCTCCAGCATCAACGAAGTCATTGGACTACACTCCGGATGATCAGGATGAGGTGGAAGACTTATATAACCTTGTAAAGGAAGCTCTGGTTTGTTTTAACTTATCttatttgaataataaatctaCTAGATG GGTcaaaaatgt ATGCTCTCGGCTTAATCTAAGCTCAGTAAACCCTTTGTGGGAAAGGAACCAGAGGGATTTAATTAAGGAAATGATAGATGAAGGAATGGAAGCAATCTTAATTAAGACGTGCAGCTTAG ggTTAAATGAAAAACATCTTGGAAGGAAAATCAGTGAAATATATGAAGAGCTATTGGAGATG GAGAACAAATATGGATTAAATGTGTGTGGAGAAGGTGGAGAATACGAAACGTTAGTTCTCGACTGTCCAATTTAcaaaaagaaaatattaat aGAGGAAcatgaaaaaatatatcattCCAAAGATCCTTACGCCccaacaatattatatgtGCCACTAAAATGGAGGTTGGAATCCAAATAA
- a CDS encoding replication factor A-related protein, putative (all_bases.C.cand.342 - replication factor a-related protein) produces MANSYFPIKNITTYTSNWTILGKVVEKSPLKSLKGDNAFLFVDIVDKNGDTIRAKFWGLAANKWNDLLEKGNVYTFSKGSVNLSNKKFNNTPHNYEITFGTDGVIDPSDELDDINVERNYEFVTLRDIKSTSRDTPFVVDILCFVKSLTPVSVTNTKFNRDTKKRLLYVVDDTSYELEVTLWGQMTELPIFDDILDKPVILSQVTIKEWNGGRFGQTSLTTDIKLADFQSVRNKDRLSTLEAWYQKAMSENETFKTMKTQTMSSSRDSYEFSTIEDAMTRAKGYFTFNCKLRKLFWKNKDGDMRLWYHSCPNCYKKVVEEQENVWRCITCDDSIVTPVLRYIVTCVFVDFSGQMVSTVYSDNGKKLLGYTEQELDAMDKEQLKNTLDFDVLHRDFKVSGFFKNKTYNGESRNIFNVTNVEEVDYAKETELLLEKMQITYESVENFLSLGNPDSQSSQKKTKFDQQL; encoded by the exons atGGCAAACTCATACTTTCCGATAAAGAATATAACGACGTATACCAGTAATTGGACGATTTTGGGCAAAGTCGTTGAAAAATCACCCCTCAAGTCACTAAAAGGAGATAACGCATTTTTGTTTGTGGACATTGTCGATAAAAAC gGAGATACCATTCGAGCTAAATTTTGGGGTTTAGCAGCCAACAAATGGAATGATCTGTTAGAAAAGGGGAAC GTCTATACCTTTTCAAAAGGATCAGTTAATTTGTCCAACAAAAAGTTCAACAACACCCCTCACAACTACGAAATAACTTTTGGTACGGATGGGGTAATAGATCCCTCGGACGAACTTGACGACATAAACGTCGAGAGAAA CTACGAATTCGTTACGCTGAGGGATATAAAGTCAACGTCGCGCGACACTCCATTCGTGGttgatattttatgtttCGTAAAGTCGCTGACACCAGTCTCAGTG ACTAATACAAAGTTTAACAGAGACACTAAAAAGAGATTACTGTATGTTGTGGATGATACGAGCTATGAGTTGGAAGTGACCCTTTGGGGCCAAATG aCTGAGCTCCCAATATTCGACGATATCCTAGATAAGCCAGTTATACTGTCACAAGTGACAATAAAGGAGTGGAATGGAGGAAGATTCGGACAAACAAGCTTGACGACAGATATAAAATTGGCAGACTTTCAGTCGGTTAGAAATAAAGATAGACTCTCAACACTTGAAGCGTGGTATCAgaag GCTATGTCCGAAAATGAAACTTTCAAAACCATGAAAACACAGACCATGTCTTCATCCAGAGATTCATATGAGTTTTCAACCATTGAAGATGCCATGACCAGAGCGAAGGGCTATTTCACATTCAACTGTAAACTTAGGAAACTGTTTTGGAAAAACAAGGACGGAGATATGAGACTCTGGTACCACTCCTGCCCAAACTGTTACAAGAAGGTAGTCGAAGAACAAGAAAACGTTTGGAGGTGCATCACCTGTGACGACTCAATAGTTACACCAGTATTGAG ATACATTGTTACTTGTGTTTTTGTGGACTTTTCAGGCCAAATGGTGTCAACAGTATACTCAGATAATG GGAAAAAACTCCTTGGATATACAGAACAGGAACTGGACGCAATGGATAAGGAACAACTTAAAAATACACTTGATTTCGACGTTCTCCATAGG GATTTCAAAGTCTCAGGATTCTTCAAAAACAAAACATATAACGGAGAATCAAggaatatatttaatgtaaCGAACGTAGAGGAAGTTGATTACGCAAAAGAGACTGAATTACTTCTTGAAAAGATGCAAATAACATATGAGTCTGTTGAAAACTTTTTATCCCTGGGCAACCCAGATTCTCAAAGTTCCCAAAAGAAAACCAAATTTGACCAACAATTataa
- a CDS encoding (SSF, Peter Pan) family member protein, putative: MGKSRKKKSKPSPDHTIDTESPRILVIRRGSVNHEMKQLAQNLRLILSPNCAARLKEGSRQRLRDFTSVTDVLGLTHLIVLSQGSEISYLKIANLPSGPSFTFQINKISLISDIFKHCKNPQSFDSSNYSPLLVLNGFSRGTSKGSDDDGSKDDSSRFDKAMTRVTETLNKMISPVDLSTTKIQNCKRVILFHKQNDGTIVLRHYSINLVDCNTPDQVKDLLTRKTMKNLINETSDFEHINNYLSSDLTSKKNSSFDSDTDEFVELDNILSQNIIAKNKYGVDLERTETSDARNKIGISWRMMFSRDQVRYIALKMFLVKYHRFVKKTQEELEENKKLEPEIVKKRKLESERVMKIYEKYVKKAKGATDKEGSENQDPEKEDSVNEQKRSKEKKRKK; encoded by the exons atggGCAAGTCTAGGAAAAAAAAGTCTAAGCCTTCCCCTGATCATACCATAGATACAGAATCTCCAAGAATCCTAGTAATAAGAAGAGGCTCAGTCAACCATGAAATGAAACAATTGGCACAAAATTTAAGGCTAATTTTATCCCCAAATTGTGCAGCTCGTTTAAAGGAGGGATCAAGACAAAGGTTGAGGGATTTCACAAGTGTTACTGATGTTCTAGGCTTAACTCACCTAATAGTTCTATCTCAAGGGTCAGAAATCTCATATTTGAAGATCGCAAACCTTCCCAGTGGACCTAGTTTCACTTTTCagattaataaaatttcacTTATTTCTGATATTTTCAAACACTGCAAAAATCCTCAGTCATTTGACTCATCAAATTATTCTCCTCTTTTAGTATTAAACGGATTTTCAAGAGGCACATCTAAAGGTTCAGATGATGATGGTTCAAAAGATGATTCTTCTAGGTTTGACAAAGCCATGACCCGAGTTACTGAGACTTTGAACAAGATGATCTCCCCCGTCGACCTTTCTACCACTAag ATACAAAATTGCAAGAGGGTAATTCTTTTCCATAAACAGAACGACGGAACTATTGTTTTGAGGCACTATTCAATAAATCTAGTCGACTGCAACACTCCGGACCAGGTTAAGGATCTTTTAACAAGGAAAACCATGAAGAATTTGATCAACGAAACGTCTGATTTTGAGCATATCAATAATTACCTGTCGTCGGATCTTACTTCGAAAAAAAATTCCAGCTTTGACAGCGACACTGATGAATTCGTTGAACTCGATAACATTTTATctcaaaatattattgctaaaaataaatatggAGTTGATTTAGAGCGTACTGAGACTTCAGATGCACGCAATAAAATCGGAATAAg CTGGAGAATGATGTTTTCACGGGACCAGGTTCGTTATATTGctttaaaaatgtttttaGTCAAGTACCACCGGTTCGTGAAGAAAACTCAGGAGGAGTTGGAGGAGAATAAGAAGCTTGAGCCTGAAATAGTAAAGAAGAGGAAGCTTGAGTCTGAGCGagtaatgaaaatatacgaaaaatatgtaaaaaaGGCCAAAGGCGCAACTGATAAGGAAGGTTCTGAGAACCAAGATCCTGAAAAGGAAGACTCTGTGAACGAACAAAAGCGTAGTAAAGAAAAGAAAAGaaagaaataa
- a CDS encoding purine nucleoside phosphorylase, putative (chr2.C.cand.281 - nucleoside phosphorylase) has product MEYEDCKLLVRMGVPRDRVHKAVIVSENLYHFDLFPKIGDKYHEFNEFLCYKIAEVEVDGEMILLVYHGVSGTAASPILRELLEMGVKIVIRCGKCGSYNPCLVNNGDIYICYAAIRDDTVSLAEIDAKYPAVADYDVIDCLVDTAEQLGFTTKMGINYSTDLFYRRVCIDDPRDKYTLNNIADTEDNETSTVFVLSSLYGAKAGAVLTVDGSPLFWGNGGYAFGEESVEKGIEKTMVIGLKAASVLVKRFCHN; this is encoded by the coding sequence ATGGAGTACGAGGATTGTAAATTACTTGTAAGAATGGGTGTTCCTAGGGACCGGGTTCACAAAGCTGTAATAGTATCTGAGAATTTATATCACTTTGACCTGTTTCCTAAGATAGGTGATAAGTATCATGAGTTTAACGAGTTTCTATGTTACAAAATCGCAGAAGTTGAGGTTGATGGTGAAATGATCCTTCTAGTTTACCATGGAGTTTCTGGTACAGCAGCCTCTCCAATATTGAGGGAATTACTTGAAATGGGTGTCAAAATCGTTATCAGGTGTGGAAAATGTGGTTCATACAATCCATGCCTGGTTAACAATGGagatatttatatatgttaCGCCGCAATCCGAGACGATACCGTTTCTCTAGCAGAAATCGACGCCAAATATCCCGCAGTAGCTGATTACGATGTTATCGACTGCCTTGTAGATACTGCTGAACAACTTGGGTTTACAACAAAAATGGGAATCAATTACAGTACCGATCTATTCTACAGAAGAGTTTGCATAGACGACCCTAGAGACAAGTATACCCTAAACAACATTGCAGATACTGAGGATAATGAAACATCAACAGTATTCGTGTTATCATCGCTTTACGGAGCTAAGGCCGGAGCTGTCCTTACTGTCGACGGATCACCTCTCTTCTGGGGAAACGGTGGTTACGCTTTTGGCGAAGAATCAGTTGAGAAAGGGATTGAAAAAACAATGGTAATTGGACTTAAAGCAGCATCGGTTTTGGTCAAAAGGTTTTGtcacaattaa
- a CDS encoding purine nucleoside phosphorylase, putative (chr2.cand.233 - nucleoside phosphorylase) gives MPSSSPYFFNKTNIPPRIGYFKSVIIFGDRSWFDVILPMVDSYIEFGDYKNMKSVEVSYKGRKILLYSFGFGFVDLNRVVTESWFLGALYFIFLNFSIPLLPSSQIKDKDIFTIYASCRNESGTFAEVDYRYPAVAHPTIVRALRTSSESLGYTLKPQKSVVVDGYYEKKVKRPTLMDEIVQTDIELQDWDSSNMLVYSSLRKVKSGILTCVGLKPNLVNMYGEFSDFSNYNQQMNLMAKIALEACLLVEPLENNR, from the coding sequence ATGCCATCCTCATCTCCCTACTTCTTTAATAAGACTAATATACCGCCTAGAATCGGCTACTTCAAATCCGTAATCATATTCGGAGACCGGTCCTGGTTTGACGTGATTTTACCCATGGTCGATAGCTATATCGAATTTGGGGACTATAAAAACATGAAGTCGGTGGAAGTGTCGTATAAGGGCCGTAAAATACTTTTGTACAGTTTTGGATTTGGATTTGTAGATTTAAACCGCGTCGTTACAGAATCTTGGTTCTTGGGCGcgttatattttatatttttaaatttttcaatacCATTATTACCTTCAAGCCAAATCAAAGATAAGGatatatttacaatataCGCATCTTGCAGGAACGAATCTGGGACATTCGCAGAAGTCGATTACAGGTACCCAGCTGTGGCCCATCCGACAATTGTTAGAGCCCTGAGAACGTCATCAGAATCGCTGGGATATACATTGAAACCACAAAAATCGGTAGTAGTGGACGGTTACTACGAGAAAAAGGTGAAAAGGCCTACACTCATGGACGAGATTGTTCAAACTGATATCGAGTTACAGGATTGGGATTCCTCTAACATGTTAGTGTACTCAAGTCTCAGAAAGGTTAAAAGCGGAATATTAACATGTGTTGGTCTAAAGCCCAATTTAGTAAATATGTACGGTGAATTTTcagatttttcaaattacaATCAACAGATGAATCTAATGGCAAAAATCGCATTAGAGGCCTGCTTACTAGTTGAACCTCTGGAAAATAATAGATAA
- a CDS encoding purine nucleoside phosphorylase, putative (chr2.C.cand.282 - nucleoside phosphorylase, PF01048 Phosphorylase family): MEYEDCKLLVRMGVPRDRVHKAVIVSENLYHFDLFPKIGNKYHEFNEFLCYKIAEVEVDGEMILLVYHGVSGTAASPILRELLEMGVKIVIRCGKCGSYRPSHEKSGDLSITYATIRDDNSSLAEIDIKYPAVADFDVIDCLVDTAEQLGIKASLGMNYSTDLFYRRVCKDDHRDIYTLYNIADTEECETSTIFVLSSLYGAKAGAIMTIDGSPLFWGNGGYTIGEEAVELGIENMTLVASKAASKLSKIYLNNGM, encoded by the coding sequence ATGGAGTACGAGGATTGTAAATTACTTGTAAGAATGGGTGTTCCTAGGGACCGGGTTCACAAAGCTGTAATAGTATCTGAGAATTTATATCACTTTGACCTGTTTCCTAAGATAGGTAATAAGTATCATGAGTTTAATGAGTTTTTATGTTACAAAATCGCAGAAGTTGAGGTTGATGGTGAAATGATCCTTCTAGTTTACCATGGAGTTTCTGGTACAGCAGCCTCTCCAATATTGAGGGAATTACTTGAAATGGGTGTCAAAATCGTTATCAGGTGTGGAAAATGCGGTTCATACAGGCCTTCACATGAAAAGAGCGGTGACTTATCTATTACTTATGCCACAATTCGAGACGACAACAGCTCTCTAGCAGAAATAGACATTAAATATCCCGCAGTAGCTGATTTTGATGTTATTGACTGCCTTGTAGATACTGCTGAACAACTTGGTATAAAAGCTTCACTTGGAATGAATTACAGTACGGATTTATTCTACAGAAGAGTTTGCAAAGACGATCACAGGGATATATACACCTTATATAATATAGCAGATACTGAAGAGTGTGAAACTTCAACAATATTCGTATTATCTTCACTTTATGGAGCTAAAGCCGGGGCCATTATGACAATTGACGGGTCACCTCTCTTCTGGGGAAACGGTGGATACACTATTGGCGAAGAAGCAGTTGAGCTTGGAATTGAAAATATGACCCTTGTAGCTTCAAAGGCAGCTTCAAAACTCTCTAAGATATACCTCAATAATGGGATGTAG
- a CDS encoding uncharacterized protein (chr2.C.cand.283 - hypothetical protein, conserved, pf10_01831) has protein sequence MLIPIKHFKMNLFTVHAKNGLYIYKCQQVKSEEGQDPNKNENLQEEEKKEPVTSLRAECVWYQDRFARHCICSQNNNLCIVDDRSGLSIVYTKNNLYSDFSMDTLRGVGKFKNMYTPLGCKNIKHLQWSKNGTYLVVYFNLTNYSESGLCLEDNLHIWDISKKNIIGTFNTKRLSPEQWPVTKWIGSTDNFALCHNHQVGIYSIVSEGSSLKSVKLLLTVRIPMVFIVDLSYKPMETSVNTFSDGDNIFMAAFSQPDSSHSPGNLRISTLKLSGDSLSESSFSQHELKFTDSAELLWSPSGNYLIILAQSTVDLAGEKYGSTTNCILFSSNGKYISKVNSYTTHDARWNPKSDIFILMEGNMPCRITLYNVELETLFEFPNMYRNTIKWNPLGNMVALGGFGNLAGEICFWYKKEGANEMEQIVQFKEPCTVISEWSLDSKYFITASTFPRMKVDNFFKIFNCEGYLMASEILDECYDVSWFCGNSEDTEFIRPKVRKSLDRKPIYRPKMSLKSTNPTSAKPFSKAPGSPLFTMSHQDNTFNMSNTRLVNTFEKNHFDNFNRSFFSGQFGNNSDPSTDLFQSFKHIFSLSFINKFDTTYLEQRNNQEQFFNRKEQQVDTRDNFNTSDSQFQNTFDNQLINNFQNQMIKPLGNQFINMSDSQPNMSGQMLNVQENQYNNMTDGFFDNLQQVQYEGLVDNQQMSYENGLNYTENTSNQLRDDSENVSMFVRLKNQLQSEKMKTRQRTIMNEGQLLRLLFEAKNKRKPDSLQS, from the coding sequence ATGTTAATACCcattaaacattttaagATGAATTTGTTCACAGTTCACGCCAAAAATGGGCTTTACATCTACAAATGCCAACAAGTGAAATCGGAGGAGGGACAGGATCCGAacaaaaatgaaaatttacaagaagaagaaaaaaagGAACCTGTAACAAGTTTGAGAGCAGAATGTGTTTGGTACCAAGACCGCTTCGCAAGACATTGCATCTGTTCACAGAACAATAACCTGTGCATAGTTGATGACCGATCAGGGTTATCAATCGTgtatacaaaaaataaccTTTACTCAGACTTTTCAATGGATACATTGAGAGGAGTAGGAAAGTTTAAGAATATGTACACACCCCTGGGATGTAAGAACATAAAACACTTGCAATGGTCAAAAAACGGGACATATCTGGTGGTTTACTTCAACCTGACAAATTACTCAGAGTCAGGACTTTGTCTTGAAGACAACCTGCACATCTGGGATATTTCCAAGAAAAACATCATTGGAACTTTTAACACAAAGAGACTCTCACCAGAACAATGGCCGGTAACCAAATGGATTGGCTCAACGGACAATTTTGCACTTTGCCACAACCATCAAGTTGGAATCTACTCAATTGTCTCAGAAGGGTCATCTCTCAAATCTGTTAAACTACTTTTAACAGTTAGAATACCAATGGTATTCATTGTTGATCTATCATATAAACCGATGGAAACTAGCGTAAACACTTTCTCAGATGgagataatatttttatggCCGCCTTTTCTCAGCCAGATTCAAGTCATTCACCGGGAAATCTCAGGATTTCAACCCTAAAACTAAGCGGAGATTCGTTGTCAGAGTCGTCATTTTCCCAACACGAGCTTAAATTCACAGATTCAGCGGAACTACTCTGGTCACCTTCAggaaattatttgataatcCTGGCCCAGTCAACAGTGGATTTGGCAGGAGAAAAGTACGGCTCAACAAcaaattgtattttattctCAAGTAATGGCAAATACATCAGTAAAGTTAACAGTTATACAACACATGACGCCAGATGGAACCCGAAATCTGACATTTTCATCCTAATGGAAGGGAATATGCCATGTAGGATAACGTTGTATAATGTTGAACTAGAGACACTTTTCGAGTTCCCGAACATGTATAGAAATACGATTAAGTGGAACCCTCTGGGAAATATGGTGGCTTTGGGAGGATTTGGGAATTTGGCAGGAGAGATTTGTTTCTGGTACAAGAAGGAAGGAGCTAATGAGATGGAACAAATCGTCCAGTTTAAAGAACCATGCACTGTTATATCAGAGTGGTCACTTGACTCCAAGTACTTTATCACAGCCTCAACCTTCCCCCGTATGAAGGTGGATAATTTCTTCAAGATTTTCAACTGCGAAGGATATTTAATGGCAAGTGAAATATTAGACGAATGTTACGACGTGTCATGGTTTTGCGGAAACTCAGAGGATACTGAATTTATTAGGCCTAAAGTTAGAAAGTCACTTGACCGAAAGCCTATTTACAGGCCTAAAATGTCACTAAAATCCACAAATCCTACAAGTGCCAAACCCTTTTCCAAAGCTCCTGGATCACCCCTCTTCACCATGTCCCACCAAGATAACACCTTCAACATGAGTAACACACGATTGGTGAACACGTTTGAGAAGAACcattttgataatttcaACCGCTCATTCTTCTCAGGCCAGTTTGGAAATAACTCAGACCCATCAACTGATCTCTTCCAGTCCTTCAAGCATATATTTTCACTTTCatttatcaataaatttgatacaACATACTTGGAACAAAGGAATAATCAGGAACAATTTTTCAACAGAAAAGAACAACAAGTTGATACTAGAgataatttcaatacatCAGATTCACAATTCCAAAACACTTTTGATAATCAACTTATAAACAATTTCCAAAATCAAATGATTAAGCCATTAGGAAACCAGTTCATTAACATGAGCGATTCACAACCTAACATGAGTGGACAAATGTTAAACGTACAGGAAAatcaatataataatatgacGGATGGattttttgataatttgCAACAAGTACAATATGAAGGACTTGTGGATAATCAACAAATGTCATATGAAAATGGCTTAAACTACACTGAAAACACGTCAAATCAGTTGAGAGATGATTCTGAAAATGTTTCAATGTTCGTTAGACTAAAGAATCAGCTACAGTCTGAAAAAATGAAAACACGACAGAGAACAATAATGAACGAAGGACAATTGCTGAGGCTGTTATTTGAAGCAAAAAATAAAAGGAAACCCGATTCACTTCAatcttaa